From Macaca mulatta isolate MMU2019108-1 chromosome 1, T2T-MMU8v2.0, whole genome shotgun sequence, the proteins below share one genomic window:
- the ZNF281 gene encoding zinc finger protein 281 isoform X1: MKIGSGFLSGGGGTGSSGGSGSGGGGSGGGGGGSSSSGRRAEMEPTFPQGMVMFNHRLPPVTSFTRPAGSAAPPPQCVLSSSTSAAPAAEPPPPPAPDMTFKKEPAASAAAFPSQRTSWGFLQSLVSIKQEKPADPEEQQSHHHHHHHHYGGLFAGAEERSPGLGGGEGGSHGVIQDLSILHQHVQQQPAQHHRDVLLSSSSRTDDHHGSEEPKQDTNVKKVKRPKPESQGIKAKRKPSASSKPSLVGDGEGAILSPSQKPHICDHCSAAFRSSYHLRRHVLIHTGERPFQCSQCSMGFIQKYLLQRHEKIHSREKPFGCDQCSMKFIQKYHMERHKRTHSGEKPYKCDTCQQYFSRTDRLLKHRRTCGEVIVKGATSAEPGSSNHNNMGNLAVLSQGNTSSSRRKTKSKSIAIENKEQKTGKTNESQISNNINMQSYSVEMPTVSSSGGIIGTGIDELQKRVPKLIFKKGSRKNTDKNYLNFVSPLPDIVGQKSLSGKPSGSLGIVSNNSVETIGLLQSTSGKQGQISSNYDDAMQFSKKRRYLPTASSNSAFSINVGHMVSQQSVIQSAGVSVLDNEAPLSLIDSSALNAEIKSCHDKSGIPDEVLQSILDQYSNKSESQKEDPFNITEPRVDLHTSGEHSELVQEENLSPGTQTPSNDKASMLQEYSKYLQQAFEKSTNASFTLGHGFQFVSLSSPLHNHTLFPEKQIYTTSPLECGFGQSVTSVLPSSLPKPPFGMLFGSQPGLYLSALDATHQQLTPSQELDDLIDSQKNLETSSAFQSSSQKLTSQKEQKNLESSTGFQIPSQELASQIDPQKDIEPRTTYQIENFAQAFGSQFKSGSRVPMTFITNSNGEVDHRVRTSVSDFSGYTNMMSDVSEPCSTRVKTPTSQSYR; encoded by the coding sequence ATGAAAATCGGCAGTGGGTTCCTGAGTGGCGGCGGAGGTACCGGCAGTAGCGGTGGTAGCGGCTCCGGCGGCGGTGGtagtggcggcggcggcggcggcagcagcagcagcggcaggaGGGCAGAGATGGAACCCACCTTTCCCCAGGGTATGGTTATGTTCAACCACCGGCTTCCCCCGGTCACCAGCTTCACCCGGCCGGCGGGGTCGGCCGCCCCTCCCCCGCAATGCGTGTTATCCTCCTCTACCTCCGCAGCCCCGGCCGCTGAGCCCCCCCCTCCGCCAGCCCCGGACATGACTTTCAAGAAGGAGCCGGCGGCGTCAGCCGCGGCCTTCCCCTCGCAGAGGACCTCCTGGGGATTCTTGCAGTCTTTGGTTAGCATCAAACAGGAGAAACCCGCGGATCCTGAGGAGCAGCAgtcccaccaccaccatcaccaccaccactatggGGGGCTGTTCGCTGGAGCTGAAGAGAGGTCTCCAGGCCTAGGAGGCGGTGAAGGGGGGAGTCACGGCGTCATCCAGGACCTCAGTATTCTCCACCAGCATGTCCAGCAGCAACCAGCTCAGCACCACCGCGACGTATTGCTCAGCAGCAGTAGCAGGACTGATGACCACCATGGCAGTGAGGAGCCAAAGCAGGACACTAATGTCAAAAAGGTAAAAAGGCCAAAGCCAGAATCTCAGGGAATCAAAGCCAAGAGGAAGCCAAGTGCATCTTCCAAACCTTCTTTGGTTGGAGATGGAGAAGGTGCCATCCTCTCCCCAAGTCAGAAACCTCATATCTGTGATCACTGTAGTGCTGCTTTCCGAAGCTCCTATCATCTGCGGAGACATGTCCTCATTCATACAGGAGAAAGACCTTTCCAGTGCAGCCAGTGTAGTATGGGTTTCATTCAGAAATACCTACTACAGAGACATGAGAAAATTCATAGTAGAGAGAAGCCATTTGGATGTGATCAGTGCAGCATGAAGTTTATTCAGAAGTACCATATGGAGAGACACAAGAGGACACATAGTGGAGAAAAGCCATATAAGTGTGACACTTGCCAACAGTATTTTTCAAGGACTGATAGATTGTTGAAGCACAGGCGCACATGTGGTGAAGTCATAGTTAAAGGAGCCACTAGTGCAGAACCTGGGTCATCAAACCATAACAATATGGGTAATCTGGCTGTGTTGTCTCAGGGAAATACAAGTTCttcaaggagaaaaacaaagtcaaaaagCATAGCTATTGAAAATAAGGAACAGAAGACCGGTAAAACAAATGAATCacaaatttcaaataatataaacatgCAGAGTTACTCAGTAGAAATGCCTACCGTGTCTTCCAGTGGAGGCATAATTGGCACTGGAATAGATGAACTGCAGAAAAGGGTGCCAAAATTGATCTTTaagaaaggaagcagaaaaaatacagacaaaaacTACCTAAACTTTGTGTCACCATTACCAGACATAGTAGGACAGAAATCCTTGTCTGGAAAACCAAGTGGCTCACTTGGCATAGTATCAAATAATAGTGTGGAGACCATTGGTCTTCTCCAAAGTACAAGTGGCAAACAAGGTCAAATAAGTAGTAATTATGATGATGCCATGcagttttcaaagaaaagaagatatttaCCAACTGCCAGCAGCAACAGTGCCTTTTCTATAAACGTAGGACACATGGTCTCCCAACAGTCTGTCATTCAGTCTGCAGGTGTCAGTGTTTTGGACAATGAGGCACCATTGTCACTTATTGACTCCTCAGCTCTAAATGCTGAGATTAAGTCTTGTCATGACAAGTCTGGAATTCCTGATGAGGTTTTACAAAGTATTTTGGATCAATACTCCAACAAATCAGAAAGCCAGAAAGAGGATCCTTTCAATATTACAGAACCACGAGTGGATTTACACACCTCAGGAGAACACTCAGAATTGGTTCAAGAAGAAAATTTGAGCCCAGGCACCCAAACACCTTCAAATGATAAAGCAAGTATGTTGCAAGAATACTCCAAATACCTCCAACAGGCTTTTGAAAAATCCACTAATGCAAGTTTCACTCTTGGACATGGTTTCCAATTTGTCAGTTTGTCTTCACCTCTCCACAACCACACTTtgtttccagaaaaacaaatatacactACGTCTCCTTTGGAGTGTGGTTTTGGCCAATCTGTTACCTCAGTGTTGCCATCTTCATTGCCAAAGCCTCCTTTTGGGATGTTGTTTGGATCGCAGCCAGGTCTTTATTTGTCTGCTTTGGATGCTACACATCAGCAGTTGACACCTTCCCAGGAGCTGGATGATCTGATAGATTCTCAGAAGAACTTAGAGACTTCATCAGCCTTCCAGTCCTCATCTCAGAAATTGACTAGCCAGAAGGAACAGAAAAACTTAGAGTCTTCAACAGGCTTTCAGATTCCATCTCAGGAGTTAGCTAGCCAGATAGATCCTCAGAAAGACATAGAGCCTAGAACAACGTATCAGATTGAGAACTTTGCACAAGCGTTTGGTTCTCAGTTTAAGTCGGGCAGCAGGGTGCCAATGACCTTTATCACTAACTCTAATGGAGAAGTGGACCATAGAGTAAGGACTTCAGTGTCAGATTTCTCAGGGTATACAAATATGATGTCTGATGTAAGTGAGCCATGTAGTACAAGAGTAAAGACACCCACCAGCCAGAGTTACAGGTAA
- the ZNF281 gene encoding zinc finger protein 281 isoform X2: protein MKIGSGFLSGGGGTGSSGGSGSGGGGSGGGGGGSSSSGRRAEMEPTFPQAPAAEPPPPPAPDMTFKKEPAASAAAFPSQRTSWGFLQSLVSIKQEKPADPEEQQSHHHHHHHHYGGLFAGAEERSPGLGGGEGGSHGVIQDLSILHQHVQQQPAQHHRDVLLSSSSRTDDHHGSEEPKQDTNVKKVKRPKPESQGIKAKRKPSASSKPSLVGDGEGAILSPSQKPHICDHCSAAFRSSYHLRRHVLIHTGERPFQCSQCSMGFIQKYLLQRHEKIHSREKPFGCDQCSMKFIQKYHMERHKRTHSGEKPYKCDTCQQYFSRTDRLLKHRRTCGEVIVKGATSAEPGSSNHNNMGNLAVLSQGNTSSSRRKTKSKSIAIENKEQKTGKTNESQISNNINMQSYSVEMPTVSSSGGIIGTGIDELQKRVPKLIFKKGSRKNTDKNYLNFVSPLPDIVGQKSLSGKPSGSLGIVSNNSVETIGLLQSTSGKQGQISSNYDDAMQFSKKRRYLPTASSNSAFSINVGHMVSQQSVIQSAGVSVLDNEAPLSLIDSSALNAEIKSCHDKSGIPDEVLQSILDQYSNKSESQKEDPFNITEPRVDLHTSGEHSELVQEENLSPGTQTPSNDKASMLQEYSKYLQQAFEKSTNASFTLGHGFQFVSLSSPLHNHTLFPEKQIYTTSPLECGFGQSVTSVLPSSLPKPPFGMLFGSQPGLYLSALDATHQQLTPSQELDDLIDSQKNLETSSAFQSSSQKLTSQKEQKNLESSTGFQIPSQELASQIDPQKDIEPRTTYQIENFAQAFGSQFKSGSRVPMTFITNSNGEVDHRVRTSVSDFSGYTNMMSDVSEPCSTRVKTPTSQSYR, encoded by the exons ATGAAAATCGGCAGTGGGTTCCTGAGTGGCGGCGGAGGTACCGGCAGTAGCGGTGGTAGCGGCTCCGGCGGCGGTGGtagtggcggcggcggcggcggcagcagcagcagcggcaggaGGGCAGAGATGGAACCCACCTTTCCCCAGG CCCCGGCCGCTGAGCCCCCCCCTCCGCCAGCCCCGGACATGACTTTCAAGAAGGAGCCGGCGGCGTCAGCCGCGGCCTTCCCCTCGCAGAGGACCTCCTGGGGATTCTTGCAGTCTTTGGTTAGCATCAAACAGGAGAAACCCGCGGATCCTGAGGAGCAGCAgtcccaccaccaccatcaccaccaccactatggGGGGCTGTTCGCTGGAGCTGAAGAGAGGTCTCCAGGCCTAGGAGGCGGTGAAGGGGGGAGTCACGGCGTCATCCAGGACCTCAGTATTCTCCACCAGCATGTCCAGCAGCAACCAGCTCAGCACCACCGCGACGTATTGCTCAGCAGCAGTAGCAGGACTGATGACCACCATGGCAGTGAGGAGCCAAAGCAGGACACTAATGTCAAAAAGGTAAAAAGGCCAAAGCCAGAATCTCAGGGAATCAAAGCCAAGAGGAAGCCAAGTGCATCTTCCAAACCTTCTTTGGTTGGAGATGGAGAAGGTGCCATCCTCTCCCCAAGTCAGAAACCTCATATCTGTGATCACTGTAGTGCTGCTTTCCGAAGCTCCTATCATCTGCGGAGACATGTCCTCATTCATACAGGAGAAAGACCTTTCCAGTGCAGCCAGTGTAGTATGGGTTTCATTCAGAAATACCTACTACAGAGACATGAGAAAATTCATAGTAGAGAGAAGCCATTTGGATGTGATCAGTGCAGCATGAAGTTTATTCAGAAGTACCATATGGAGAGACACAAGAGGACACATAGTGGAGAAAAGCCATATAAGTGTGACACTTGCCAACAGTATTTTTCAAGGACTGATAGATTGTTGAAGCACAGGCGCACATGTGGTGAAGTCATAGTTAAAGGAGCCACTAGTGCAGAACCTGGGTCATCAAACCATAACAATATGGGTAATCTGGCTGTGTTGTCTCAGGGAAATACAAGTTCttcaaggagaaaaacaaagtcaaaaagCATAGCTATTGAAAATAAGGAACAGAAGACCGGTAAAACAAATGAATCacaaatttcaaataatataaacatgCAGAGTTACTCAGTAGAAATGCCTACCGTGTCTTCCAGTGGAGGCATAATTGGCACTGGAATAGATGAACTGCAGAAAAGGGTGCCAAAATTGATCTTTaagaaaggaagcagaaaaaatacagacaaaaacTACCTAAACTTTGTGTCACCATTACCAGACATAGTAGGACAGAAATCCTTGTCTGGAAAACCAAGTGGCTCACTTGGCATAGTATCAAATAATAGTGTGGAGACCATTGGTCTTCTCCAAAGTACAAGTGGCAAACAAGGTCAAATAAGTAGTAATTATGATGATGCCATGcagttttcaaagaaaagaagatatttaCCAACTGCCAGCAGCAACAGTGCCTTTTCTATAAACGTAGGACACATGGTCTCCCAACAGTCTGTCATTCAGTCTGCAGGTGTCAGTGTTTTGGACAATGAGGCACCATTGTCACTTATTGACTCCTCAGCTCTAAATGCTGAGATTAAGTCTTGTCATGACAAGTCTGGAATTCCTGATGAGGTTTTACAAAGTATTTTGGATCAATACTCCAACAAATCAGAAAGCCAGAAAGAGGATCCTTTCAATATTACAGAACCACGAGTGGATTTACACACCTCAGGAGAACACTCAGAATTGGTTCAAGAAGAAAATTTGAGCCCAGGCACCCAAACACCTTCAAATGATAAAGCAAGTATGTTGCAAGAATACTCCAAATACCTCCAACAGGCTTTTGAAAAATCCACTAATGCAAGTTTCACTCTTGGACATGGTTTCCAATTTGTCAGTTTGTCTTCACCTCTCCACAACCACACTTtgtttccagaaaaacaaatatacactACGTCTCCTTTGGAGTGTGGTTTTGGCCAATCTGTTACCTCAGTGTTGCCATCTTCATTGCCAAAGCCTCCTTTTGGGATGTTGTTTGGATCGCAGCCAGGTCTTTATTTGTCTGCTTTGGATGCTACACATCAGCAGTTGACACCTTCCCAGGAGCTGGATGATCTGATAGATTCTCAGAAGAACTTAGAGACTTCATCAGCCTTCCAGTCCTCATCTCAGAAATTGACTAGCCAGAAGGAACAGAAAAACTTAGAGTCTTCAACAGGCTTTCAGATTCCATCTCAGGAGTTAGCTAGCCAGATAGATCCTCAGAAAGACATAGAGCCTAGAACAACGTATCAGATTGAGAACTTTGCACAAGCGTTTGGTTCTCAGTTTAAGTCGGGCAGCAGGGTGCCAATGACCTTTATCACTAACTCTAATGGAGAAGTGGACCATAGAGTAAGGACTTCAGTGTCAGATTTCTCAGGGTATACAAATATGATGTCTGATGTAAGTGAGCCATGTAGTACAAGAGTAAAGACACCCACCAGCCAGAGTTACAGGTAA